TGCTACGGAAAACCTATTTATGCACCTATTTCCGGCACTGTGGTTGAAGCCCTTGACGGATACCCTGAACGCGACCCAGTTCAGCCCTTCCGCGATATTTCAGTCGCTTTTAAGAATGCATGGTTTTTTAATCCAAAAAAGCAGAGCATTCAGGATGTTGCGGGCAATTTTGTTATTATTCAGGGGAATGATGCCTGTGCAGTTCTTGTGCATATGAAAAAGGATTCTGTAAAAGTAAAAAAGGGCGATGAAATTAAATCTGGAGATTTAGTTGGGAATATCGGCCATTCCGGTAATTCAACAGCACCCCATCTTCATTTTCATCTCATGGATAG
This genomic window from Methanobacterium sp. contains:
- a CDS encoding M23 family metallopeptidase, translated to MVLNSPGTKVPSHGTDFLAVTYAFDLLQVNWNQNPLKFYKKSVLSYFLGRVHLSDCYCYGKPIYAPISGTVVEALDGYPERDPVQPFRDISVAFKNAWFFNPKKQSIQDVAGNFVIIQGNDACAVLVHMKKDSVKVKKGDEIKSGDLVGNIGHSGNSTAPHLHFHLMDSPDPLFAKGVPCCFREYELYLNGGWIKIDNGIPKNKDRIRFE